One Shewanella sp. MR-4 DNA window includes the following coding sequences:
- the bfr gene encoding bacterioferritin, with protein MKGDKEVIDALNRLLTGELSAMDQYFVHAHMYEDWGLNELYERIAHESDDEKGHAAKLVQRILFLEGVPNVAAREALNIGSNVEEMLRNDLAYEYKVADDLRKVIALCESKKDYQTREILEVLLDDTESDHMYWLEKQLGLIDRIGLANYLQTKM; from the coding sequence ATGAAAGGTGATAAAGAGGTCATCGACGCGTTGAATCGACTCCTAACGGGAGAGTTATCGGCGATGGATCAGTATTTTGTTCATGCCCATATGTACGAAGACTGGGGCCTGAACGAACTCTATGAGCGTATTGCCCACGAGTCGGATGATGAAAAGGGCCATGCGGCCAAACTGGTACAGCGCATTTTATTCCTCGAAGGCGTGCCGAATGTGGCCGCACGGGAAGCGCTCAACATTGGTTCAAACGTTGAAGAGATGCTGCGTAACGATTTGGCCTATGAATATAAGGTCGCCGATGATTTGCGTAAGGTGATTGCCCTGTGTGAGTCGAAAAAAGATTATCAAACCCGTGAGATCTTAGAAGTGTTACTCGACGACACCGAATCTGACCATATGTATTGGTTAGAAAAACAGCTCGGTTTGATTGACCGAATTGGTTTAGCGAATTATCTGCAAACTAAGATGTAA
- a CDS encoding methyl-accepting chemotaxis protein: MRYIKRSLSLQLVVTIVGALAVLLTLVAALLVNKESNNTRKQVDADISALVALKANEIGGYFVAKGQVIHSVFAEPGLIHWFSQYHARGSNLANDQQYQDIIRYFRSFSDRDSDVKSVFFGSANTFEYFDLNGRFDGDPNYYTNKRPWWQEAIDQRSLFVGDPAVDANDGSISATVKTPVYGANGELIGIGGMDILIDTIGKTLLAPIKYRNYGQAFLMTDEGKLVYFPGFSDKFPPGSLANQIDSQFKDTSGFSALRQQMQRETQGFAEVTFNGVPQRVTFVSVGGDYPKQKWHLAFMLPHEVIEAPVTEAFWNACFVALGIMLLVGITVWLMLLPFRRQLSKLLDAMEDIAEGDSDLSQRILMEREDELGKLGDAFNRFAEKVQQMLLHTRNLTQEVGTGVMDARQVCDLAVSSVSSQKQQIDSVATAATQMAQTSQEMAISAQRANDFAEKAQTQAHDGTQIVSRATEGMKALSVQVIEAAKVIKELRSSSEQIGEVLSVIRNIADQTNLLALNAAIEAARAGEQGRGFAVVADEVRTLASRTQDSTANIQGIIQTLQQSALQAEQVMESGVEQAKVGQDLTTQVEQALSDIASAIVSIQQQTVEITVAIGQQAVVAEEVAQNVVSVRGLSDQSLLSSQDLSQSLQGFEQATHELTRNIGQFKI; the protein is encoded by the coding sequence ATGAGATATATAAAACGTTCTCTTAGTTTGCAGTTAGTGGTAACTATCGTCGGTGCCCTCGCTGTACTTCTTACTTTAGTTGCCGCTTTGCTCGTGAATAAAGAAAGTAATAACACACGTAAGCAAGTCGATGCGGACATTTCGGCGCTTGTGGCTCTCAAGGCCAATGAGATAGGTGGTTATTTTGTTGCTAAAGGGCAAGTGATCCACTCGGTTTTTGCCGAGCCTGGGCTTATCCATTGGTTTAGCCAATATCATGCCCGTGGCAGTAACTTAGCCAACGATCAACAGTACCAAGATATTATTCGCTATTTCCGCTCGTTCTCCGACCGTGATAGCGATGTGAAGTCAGTGTTCTTTGGCTCGGCGAATACCTTCGAGTATTTCGATCTCAATGGCCGTTTCGATGGCGATCCAAACTATTACACTAACAAGCGTCCTTGGTGGCAGGAGGCTATCGATCAGCGCAGCTTGTTTGTGGGCGATCCTGCGGTCGATGCCAACGATGGATCTATTTCGGCCACGGTTAAAACCCCAGTCTATGGTGCCAATGGTGAACTCATCGGCATTGGTGGTATGGATATTCTTATCGATACCATTGGTAAAACCCTGTTAGCGCCAATCAAATACCGCAACTATGGCCAAGCCTTCTTGATGACAGATGAAGGTAAGCTGGTTTATTTCCCAGGTTTCTCTGATAAATTCCCGCCGGGCTCACTTGCGAATCAAATCGATAGCCAGTTTAAGGACACCTCAGGTTTTTCCGCCTTAAGACAACAAATGCAGCGCGAGACGCAGGGCTTTGCCGAAGTCACCTTTAACGGTGTGCCGCAGCGGGTAACCTTCGTGTCTGTGGGCGGTGATTATCCTAAGCAAAAATGGCATTTAGCCTTTATGTTGCCCCATGAGGTGATTGAAGCGCCTGTAACCGAAGCCTTTTGGAATGCCTGTTTTGTTGCCTTAGGGATTATGTTGTTGGTCGGCATCACAGTATGGTTGATGTTATTGCCCTTTAGACGCCAGCTCAGCAAATTGCTCGATGCGATGGAAGACATTGCCGAAGGTGATAGCGATTTATCCCAACGCATTTTAATGGAGCGCGAAGATGAGTTAGGCAAGTTGGGTGATGCCTTCAATCGCTTTGCCGAAAAGGTGCAGCAGATGTTACTGCACACTCGCAACTTAACCCAAGAGGTGGGCACTGGGGTGATGGATGCGCGCCAAGTGTGTGATTTAGCGGTATCTTCGGTGTCATCGCAAAAACAACAAATCGACTCAGTGGCCACGGCCGCCACCCAAATGGCACAGACGAGCCAAGAAATGGCGATAAGCGCTCAGCGAGCGAATGATTTTGCTGAAAAGGCACAGACTCAGGCCCATGACGGTACCCAAATCGTGTCCCGTGCGACCGAAGGCATGAAGGCATTATCGGTTCAAGTGATTGAAGCGGCCAAAGTCATCAAGGAGTTACGTAGCAGCTCCGAGCAAATTGGCGAAGTGTTAAGTGTGATCCGCAACATTGCCGACCAAACCAACTTGCTGGCGCTCAATGCGGCCATCGAGGCGGCGCGGGCGGGTGAGCAGGGCCGAGGCTTTGCCGTGGTGGCCGATGAAGTGCGTACCCTCGCGTCTCGTACCCAAGATTCTACCGCCAACATTCAAGGGATTATCCAAACCCTGCAACAGAGTGCGCTACAAGCCGAGCAGGTGATGGAATCTGGGGTTGAGCAGGCAAAAGTCGGGCAAGACTTGACCACACAAGTGGAGCAAGCCTTAAGTGATATCGCCAGTGCCATTGTGTCGATTCAGCAGCAAACGGTGGAAATTACCGTCGCGATTGGCCAGCAGGCCGTTGTGGCAGAAGAAGTGGCACAGAACGTGGTTAGCGTGCGTGGTTTGTCCGATCAGTCTTTGCTCTCGAGCCAAGATTTATCCCAAAGTTTGCAAGGATTTGAGCAAGCGACTCACGAACTCACCCGCAACATTGGGCAATTTAAGATTTAA
- the dinB gene encoding DNA polymerase IV → MRKIIHIDMDCYFAAVEMRDFPEYRGKPLAVGGSRVQRGVISTCNYEARKFGVRSAMATGYALKLCPNLILVPGRMQVYKEVSQQIRAIFSRYTELIEPLSLDEAYLDVSDCKLFKGSATLIAEAIRRDILAETGLTASAGVAPIKFLAKVASDLNKPNGQCVIPPDEVPEFVKSLSLRKIPGVGKVTAEKLSSLGLNTCADVQAYPKQELIARFGKFGAVLVERAHGIDERGISVSRERKSVGVETTLAQDIYTLEQCQQVMPGLIQELSSRLVRSAKGRQIHKQVVKLKFNDFKQTTIEHRSDEVSVVMFYELLSQAMARQEGRGIRLLGVSVGLAETKDTLSPLMVRETKQLDFVF, encoded by the coding sequence GTGCGAAAAATCATTCATATCGATATGGATTGCTATTTTGCTGCGGTGGAAATGCGGGATTTTCCCGAATACCGCGGTAAACCGCTGGCCGTCGGCGGCAGTCGGGTGCAGCGTGGCGTCATCAGCACTTGTAATTATGAGGCGCGCAAATTTGGCGTGCGTTCTGCCATGGCGACGGGCTACGCACTGAAATTGTGCCCCAATCTTATCCTCGTTCCCGGTCGTATGCAGGTCTACAAAGAGGTCTCGCAGCAAATTCGCGCCATATTTTCCCGATACACAGAGTTAATCGAACCGCTATCCCTCGATGAAGCCTATTTAGATGTTAGCGATTGTAAGCTGTTTAAGGGCTCTGCCACGTTAATCGCCGAGGCGATTCGCCGTGATATTTTGGCCGAAACAGGACTGACTGCATCGGCGGGCGTGGCGCCGATTAAATTTCTCGCCAAGGTCGCCTCTGATTTAAATAAACCCAATGGGCAATGTGTTATCCCACCCGATGAGGTGCCCGAGTTCGTTAAAAGCTTATCCCTGCGGAAAATACCCGGAGTGGGTAAAGTGACCGCTGAGAAACTGTCTTCGCTAGGCTTAAATACCTGCGCCGATGTGCAGGCTTATCCAAAGCAAGAGTTGATTGCCCGTTTTGGTAAGTTTGGCGCCGTGTTAGTCGAGCGGGCCCATGGCATCGATGAGCGCGGGATTTCGGTGAGCCGCGAGCGCAAATCTGTAGGCGTTGAGACCACTCTCGCTCAGGATATTTACACGCTGGAGCAGTGCCAGCAGGTGATGCCTGGATTAATCCAAGAGTTGTCCAGCCGTTTAGTGCGAAGCGCTAAGGGAAGGCAAATCCATAAGCAGGTGGTCAAACTTAAATTTAATGATTTTAAACAGACCACCATCGAGCATCGTAGTGACGAGGTCTCCGTGGTGATGTTCTATGAGCTACTGAGCCAAGCAATGGCTAGGCAAGAGGGCCGTGGAATTAGGTTACTCGGGGTTTCTGTTGGACTCGCCGAGACTAAAGACACGCTTTCGCCGCTCATGGTACGCGAAACTAAGCAGTTGGATTTTGTGTTTTAG
- a CDS encoding aminoacyl-histidine dipeptidase: MTALSQLYPQPLWQWFEQICAIPHPSKHEQALSQHIQTWAKSKQLDVVEDAVGNLIIRKPATAGMEDRKIVVIQAHIDMVPQKNADKVHDFTKDPIEAYVDGDWVKAKGTTLGADNGIGMASALAILGSDDIKHGPLEVLLTIDEEAGMTGAFGLQAGMLDAEILINTDSEQEGEIYMGCAGGVDAQITLPMVWQASEQSYASFSLHLSGLKGGHSGVNIHLGRGNANKLLARFLFENADELALELTQFTGGSLRNAIPREANISFMLPAENVDALNEKVRAFEALVRAELAIADPDMRLVLSEIPTPKRVMSENSQNTLIDLLHVCPNGVMRMSDEVAGVTETSLNVGVISTNDEEVSILCLIRSLIDSGRSQVEGMLNALTNLAGAEIEFSGAYPGWKPDNSSPVMAIVRETYESIYHKEPVIMVIHAGLECGLFKKPYPEMDMVSIGPTIRYPHGPDEMVNITTVGQYWDLLLAVLERIPAKGE; this comes from the coding sequence GTGACAGCGTTAAGTCAGTTATACCCACAGCCTTTATGGCAATGGTTCGAACAAATCTGTGCAATTCCCCACCCTTCCAAACATGAACAAGCACTCAGCCAACACATCCAAACGTGGGCTAAGAGTAAACAACTCGATGTCGTGGAAGATGCGGTCGGCAATTTAATTATTCGCAAACCCGCAACGGCCGGAATGGAAGATCGCAAAATCGTCGTGATCCAAGCTCACATCGATATGGTGCCGCAAAAGAATGCCGACAAAGTGCATGACTTTACAAAAGATCCTATCGAAGCCTATGTTGACGGTGACTGGGTAAAAGCCAAAGGCACAACCTTAGGCGCCGACAATGGTATTGGCATGGCGTCCGCCTTAGCGATTTTAGGTAGCGACGATATCAAACACGGCCCACTGGAAGTGCTGCTCACGATTGATGAAGAAGCGGGCATGACAGGCGCCTTTGGCCTGCAAGCAGGTATGCTTGATGCTGAAATCCTGATCAACACCGACTCAGAGCAAGAAGGTGAAATCTACATGGGCTGCGCTGGCGGCGTCGATGCACAGATCACTCTGCCTATGGTATGGCAAGCGTCAGAGCAAAGTTACGCGTCATTTAGCCTGCATTTATCTGGCTTAAAAGGCGGTCACTCTGGGGTCAACATCCATTTGGGTCGTGGTAACGCCAACAAACTATTGGCACGCTTCCTGTTTGAAAATGCCGATGAATTAGCGCTGGAATTAACCCAATTTACCGGTGGTTCACTGCGTAATGCCATTCCACGCGAAGCCAATATCAGCTTTATGTTACCCGCTGAAAATGTCGATGCACTGAATGAAAAAGTGCGCGCTTTTGAAGCCTTAGTCCGCGCCGAGCTGGCCATTGCCGACCCTGATATGCGTTTAGTGTTGAGCGAAATCCCAACGCCAAAACGCGTGATGAGTGAAAACAGCCAAAACACACTGATCGACCTGCTGCATGTATGCCCTAATGGCGTGATGCGTATGAGCGATGAAGTCGCTGGCGTGACAGAAACCTCACTCAACGTAGGCGTGATTAGCACTAACGATGAAGAAGTTAGCATTCTGTGCTTAATTCGCTCGCTCATCGATTCGGGCCGCAGCCAAGTTGAAGGCATGCTTAATGCGCTGACCAACCTCGCTGGCGCTGAAATTGAATTCAGTGGCGCTTACCCAGGTTGGAAACCAGATAACAGCTCACCCGTAATGGCGATTGTGCGTGAGACCTACGAGTCTATCTACCATAAAGAACCGGTTATCATGGTGATCCACGCGGGTCTTGAATGTGGTCTGTTCAAGAAGCCTTATCCAGAAATGGACATGGTGTCGATTGGCCCTACCATCCGCTATCCACACGGCCCGGATGAAATGGTCAATATCACCACAGTTGGTCAATACTGGGATCTGCTCCTTGCTGTGCTAGAACGCATTCCCGCTAAAGGTGAATAA
- a CDS encoding peptidase M17 translates to MFQVNFVDVQAENAIFDGEGWDAVVVVTPDLGAIGIDEISLLAEHGAKVDKRVGKSPTLLFAPGLAGGRLIIAPVTQVTDDYADVRVFGDAARAAIAIAKDAGAKRPLLYVVPSTMPKFGFATEVAALACGQELWQTLELREATGLTPAFEAIGLLSLSSKKSQLLNALEAGRVLARDLCGTEPERMSAKAFAEYCLQAFKGSVIKTAVVEDRDILERDYPLLSAVARSSFAVGRHQPRVVKLEYLPEGEVTRTFLFAGKGVVYDTGGADLKVGGAMAGMSRDKGGASAVAGLFKTLSMLKPKGIRVIAELGLVRNSIGSEAFVTDEIITSHAGVRVRIGNTDAEGRLVLADLLSHLRIKAVSAVQPELFSVATLTGHVVRCYGAYPAAVENAVASGATCAQTLALQASQWGEPFEVSTLRREDFAKIREVSGAADILSSNNAPSSVTARGHQYPAAFLLKASGLFEHGVNAAIPLAYTHLDIAGSATEGDPLYGKPTASPLVGLYQYLINR, encoded by the coding sequence ATGTTTCAAGTTAACTTTGTTGATGTACAAGCAGAAAATGCCATTTTTGATGGTGAAGGTTGGGATGCGGTTGTGGTCGTCACACCGGATCTTGGTGCAATTGGAATTGATGAGATCAGTTTATTGGCTGAGCATGGCGCTAAGGTCGATAAGCGTGTCGGTAAGAGCCCGACGTTGCTGTTTGCCCCCGGTTTAGCCGGTGGCCGTTTAATCATAGCGCCGGTTACTCAAGTGACTGATGATTATGCCGATGTGCGTGTATTTGGCGATGCGGCAAGAGCTGCTATTGCTATTGCTAAAGACGCGGGCGCTAAGCGTCCCCTGCTTTATGTGGTGCCTTCTACCATGCCCAAGTTTGGTTTTGCGACTGAAGTTGCGGCGCTCGCCTGCGGCCAAGAATTATGGCAAACCTTAGAATTACGTGAGGCAACGGGCTTAACGCCAGCCTTTGAAGCCATAGGATTGCTGTCTCTATCATCTAAAAAGAGTCAATTGCTCAACGCATTAGAAGCTGGTCGTGTGTTGGCAAGGGATTTATGTGGCACTGAACCTGAGCGTATGTCGGCAAAGGCCTTTGCCGAATATTGTTTGCAAGCGTTTAAAGGCAGTGTGATTAAAACGGCAGTGGTGGAAGATAGGGATATTCTCGAGCGTGATTATCCGCTGTTAAGTGCGGTGGCGCGTTCTTCCTTTGCCGTTGGGCGGCATCAACCGCGGGTGGTGAAACTCGAATATCTGCCCGAAGGTGAGGTTACTCGTACCTTCTTATTTGCAGGTAAAGGTGTGGTCTACGATACGGGCGGCGCCGATCTGAAAGTGGGCGGCGCAATGGCGGGCATGAGCCGCGATAAAGGCGGCGCTTCTGCCGTGGCGGGGTTATTTAAAACCTTATCTATGCTTAAGCCTAAAGGGATCCGGGTGATCGCCGAACTGGGCTTAGTGCGTAATAGCATTGGCAGCGAAGCCTTTGTTACCGATGAAATTATCACTAGCCATGCGGGCGTGCGGGTGCGAATTGGTAATACGGATGCGGAAGGGCGCTTAGTATTGGCTGACCTGTTAAGTCATTTGCGTATTAAAGCGGTTTCGGCGGTGCAACCAGAGTTGTTCTCGGTCGCGACTCTCACGGGCCATGTAGTACGTTGTTATGGGGCGTATCCAGCAGCGGTTGAAAATGCGGTCGCCAGTGGCGCCACGTGTGCGCAGACACTCGCGTTACAGGCAAGCCAATGGGGCGAACCCTTTGAGGTTTCTACTTTGCGCCGCGAGGACTTTGCCAAGATCCGCGAAGTCTCAGGGGCGGCTGATATTTTATCTTCTAACAATGCGCCATCTTCGGTAACGGCCCGTGGGCATCAATATCCTGCGGCGTTTCTGCTTAAGGCTTCGGGATTGTTTGAACATGGCGTAAATGCCGCAATTCCTTTAGCTTACACACACTTAGATATCGCGGGCAGTGCAACGGAGGGCGATCCGCTCTATGGTAAACCCACAGCAAGTCCCTTGGTCGGTCTGTATCAATATCTGATCAATCGTTAA
- a CDS encoding TonB-dependent siderophore receptor: MRFNLLPLAAAVTLALNPLALMAEEQTASTTETQDQNIEKITVMGKYTVSRNIDTATGLGLTLRETPQSVSIMTADRIEDQALNTVVDVVNNTVGLSSSKTDNVRNGFSARGFTVQNYQIDGVPLSWSLGGDAGETVSDVSIYERVEVVRGATGLLTGAGDPSASINLVRKHADSSDLKGYVDVATGSWDKKQVTADVSNGLNEDGSVRGRLVAKYVNSDSYQDLYQDRKTILYGVVDSDITANTLLRVGGSYNHNDPKGAMWGALPAVFSDGSATDWDTSATTAADWSRWETKNINYFANLNHYFSNGWQLVANYNRMEYETTTKMIYMSGMLDKDTGVGLSGQRYHSHGESNSNNFDVQLKGDYDLFGQTHEFVTGALYSKQKSYADTYEPIRDDMTGWDSQVVDNFYEWQQNQFAEPEWSSNANRQLNMDTEQKGFYAATRLTITDDFKLIAGGRISSWNREGVSYGTDTNFGDDGVFVPYVGALYDINDAHRIYASYTGIFNPQNNFDADQNYLDPLEGKAYELGLKSAYLDDRLHTTVAVFQIDQDNLATLAGTIVIGGQPVNYYEAAQGTKSKGFELEVVGEPADGWNISAGYSQFNAEDAEGKRVATTSPQKQFKLFTTYQFVDLLPELTIGGGVNWQSDSYSEGGGVAIKQDAYSLVNLMARYDLAENMDLQVNVENLLDEKYYAYMTASGIAYSAYHYGAPRNFTVSFNYRF; encoded by the coding sequence ATGCGTTTTAATCTACTTCCACTTGCTGCTGCAGTAACCCTAGCTTTGAATCCTTTGGCGCTGATGGCCGAAGAACAAACCGCTTCAACAACAGAGACACAAGATCAAAATATCGAAAAAATCACTGTGATGGGTAAATACACAGTGAGTCGTAATATTGATACCGCAACGGGGTTAGGACTCACGCTGCGGGAAACGCCACAGTCGGTCAGCATTATGACAGCGGATCGGATTGAAGATCAGGCGCTAAATACCGTGGTCGATGTGGTCAACAACACTGTGGGTTTATCATCCTCAAAAACCGATAACGTGCGTAACGGTTTTTCGGCCCGCGGTTTTACCGTGCAAAACTATCAAATTGATGGCGTGCCTTTATCTTGGAGTTTAGGTGGTGATGCAGGTGAAACGGTATCGGATGTGTCTATCTACGAGCGCGTTGAAGTCGTGCGTGGTGCTACCGGATTATTAACGGGTGCTGGCGATCCTTCGGCCTCGATTAACTTAGTGCGTAAGCATGCCGACAGTTCTGATCTTAAAGGTTATGTGGATGTCGCCACTGGAAGTTGGGATAAAAAACAAGTCACCGCGGATGTGTCTAATGGTCTGAATGAAGACGGCAGCGTGCGTGGGCGCTTGGTCGCTAAGTATGTGAATAGCGATTCTTACCAAGATCTGTATCAAGACCGCAAAACCATTCTCTATGGTGTGGTCGACAGTGATATTACGGCCAACACCTTGCTGCGCGTCGGTGGTAGCTATAACCACAACGATCCCAAAGGGGCGATGTGGGGCGCGTTGCCTGCCGTCTTTAGTGATGGTTCTGCCACTGATTGGGATACATCGGCCACCACAGCTGCCGATTGGAGCCGCTGGGAAACCAAAAACATCAACTACTTTGCGAACCTGAATCACTACTTCAGCAATGGTTGGCAGCTGGTCGCTAACTACAACCGCATGGAGTATGAGACCACCACTAAGATGATCTACATGTCGGGTATGCTCGATAAAGACACGGGGGTGGGACTCAGTGGACAGCGTTATCACAGCCATGGTGAAAGTAACTCGAATAACTTTGATGTGCAGCTAAAGGGCGACTATGACCTCTTTGGTCAAACCCATGAGTTTGTGACGGGCGCTTTGTATAGTAAGCAAAAATCCTACGCCGATACCTATGAGCCTATCCGTGACGATATGACGGGGTGGGACTCACAAGTGGTGGATAACTTCTACGAATGGCAACAAAATCAGTTTGCCGAGCCAGAATGGTCGAGCAACGCGAACCGTCAGCTCAATATGGATACCGAGCAAAAAGGCTTTTATGCGGCGACTCGCTTAACGATTACCGATGATTTTAAACTGATTGCCGGTGGACGTATCTCAAGCTGGAACCGTGAAGGCGTGAGCTATGGTACCGATACTAACTTTGGTGATGATGGGGTGTTTGTGCCCTATGTTGGCGCCTTGTACGATATCAATGACGCGCACCGTATTTACGCCAGTTATACCGGGATTTTTAACCCGCAGAATAATTTCGATGCCGATCAAAATTACCTCGACCCATTAGAAGGCAAAGCCTACGAATTAGGTCTGAAGAGTGCTTATCTTGACGATCGTCTACATACCACTGTGGCCGTGTTCCAAATTGACCAAGATAACTTGGCAACCTTAGCCGGAACGATTGTTATCGGTGGTCAACCCGTGAATTATTATGAGGCCGCACAAGGCACTAAGAGTAAGGGATTTGAGCTAGAGGTGGTGGGTGAGCCTGCCGATGGCTGGAATATCTCTGCGGGTTACTCGCAATTTAATGCCGAAGATGCAGAGGGTAAGCGGGTTGCGACTACCAGTCCGCAGAAGCAATTCAAACTGTTTACCACCTACCAATTTGTGGACTTATTGCCTGAGTTAACCATAGGTGGTGGGGTGAATTGGCAAAGCGACAGTTACTCTGAAGGCGGTGGTGTGGCAATCAAGCAGGATGCTTACTCCCTAGTGAATCTGATGGCACGCTACGATCTGGCTGAGAATATGGATCTGCAGGTTAACGTAGAGAATCTGCTGGATGAGAAATATTATGCCTATATGACAGCGTCTGGCATTGCTTACAGTGCGTATCACTACGGCGCGCCACGTAATTTTACCGTCAGCTTTAACTATCGTTTTTAA
- a CDS encoding NCS2 family permease — MLEKLFKLKQNQTSLKQEAIAGLTTFMTMAYIIFVNPMMLADAGMDHGAVFVATCLAAAVGCIVMGVMANYPIALAPGMGLNAFFTYTVVGEMGYSWETALGAVFLSGICFLILSLVRIREWIVNSIPMSLRIGIAAGIGLFLALIGLKSAGIVVASPATLVTMGDITAFPAVMAVLGFFLIIAMVQRGMKSAVILSILIITGLGLLFGDVHYNGIVSMPPSVAPTFMAMDLSQVFEVTMLSVVFAFLFVDLFDTSGTLVAVAQRGGFLDEKGRLPRLNRALTADSLATIAGAAFGTSTTTSYIESTAGVSAGGRTGLTAVVVGLLFILALFLSPLAGMIPAYATAGTLFYVAILMMAGLVHVEWEDLTEAAPVVVVCILMPLTFSIATGIALGIISYAVIKLLTGRFSDLNIGVLVLAAMFIAKFIYG; from the coding sequence ATGTTAGAAAAGCTGTTCAAACTGAAACAAAATCAAACGAGCCTCAAGCAGGAAGCGATAGCAGGTTTGACAACATTTATGACTATGGCCTACATCATTTTTGTGAATCCAATGATGTTAGCCGATGCGGGTATGGATCATGGCGCCGTGTTTGTGGCCACCTGTTTAGCGGCGGCGGTGGGATGTATTGTGATGGGTGTGATGGCGAACTACCCCATTGCACTGGCCCCTGGTATGGGACTCAATGCTTTTTTTACCTACACAGTAGTGGGTGAGATGGGTTATAGCTGGGAAACTGCACTTGGTGCTGTTTTCCTGTCGGGAATTTGCTTTTTAATCCTGTCTCTAGTGCGTATTCGCGAGTGGATTGTGAACAGCATTCCTATGTCGCTGCGTATCGGTATTGCTGCGGGTATTGGCTTATTCCTCGCGCTGATCGGTCTTAAGAGTGCTGGCATTGTGGTCGCAAGTCCTGCAACTTTAGTGACTATGGGCGATATTACCGCTTTCCCGGCGGTGATGGCCGTGTTAGGTTTCTTCCTGATCATCGCCATGGTGCAACGTGGAATGAAATCGGCGGTGATTTTAAGCATCCTTATCATTACTGGGCTTGGGTTACTCTTCGGTGATGTGCATTACAACGGTATCGTCTCTATGCCGCCTTCTGTCGCGCCGACCTTTATGGCGATGGATTTATCCCAAGTATTTGAAGTAACAATGCTATCCGTGGTGTTTGCCTTCCTATTTGTCGATCTCTTTGATACTTCGGGCACCTTAGTTGCGGTTGCGCAGCGCGGTGGTTTCCTCGATGAAAAAGGCCGTTTACCTCGCTTAAACCGTGCCTTAACCGCCGACAGTTTAGCGACGATTGCGGGCGCTGCATTCGGTACGTCAACCACCACTAGTTATATCGAAAGTACCGCTGGGGTGAGCGCGGGCGGCCGTACTGGCTTAACCGCTGTCGTTGTCGGCTTACTGTTCATCTTGGCCTTATTCTTATCACCATTAGCTGGAATGATCCCCGCCTATGCTACGGCTGGTACCTTGTTCTATGTGGCGATTCTAATGATGGCTGGACTGGTTCACGTTGAATGGGAAGACTTAACTGAGGCTGCACCTGTGGTTGTGGTGTGTATCCTGATGCCGCTGACCTTCTCAATTGCCACAGGGATTGCGCTGGGGATTATTTCCTATGCTGTCATCAAGCTGTTAACGGGCCGCTTTAGCGATTTAAATATCGGCGTGCTGGTGCTCGCTGCCATGTTTATTGCGAAATTTATTTACGGCTGA